In Candida orthopsilosis Co 90-125, chromosome 4 draft sequence, the genomic stretch CAATTCGGTCTTTTCATGAAACTTTAAGAAATAGCGACCATCATCTTTTAATTCACCCTGTACGATATTTTGTAACAAGAATTTAGATACTTCGTTGAGTTTAGCTATAGCTTCGTCTAGTTCCGTCTTGTTTGTGAGATGTTGATTAGCAtagatttgttgtttaatttgttgCTTTGCGGCAATAAGAATAGGTGCATCGTTTTTGAATGCGGTATTAACCGACTTTAGAGCTTGCTTGTATGCTGCCTTGGTGGTGGACATATCTGTGTAAGGGTGATGGTGTATGAAGAGCTACAGAGGTCTTCcttcagttgatgaattttttggCTGTCTTCTGATTTGCCAACGCTACCAGATTAGCTCGTTTTGCAACCCCCCTTAACAATGGAAGGAGGAGATTAAGCAGGAGGCTGCTGTGAATGCTGCCGCTCTTGAAGAGGATCAGAGGTGGAGAGGTACTGAGCACGACATGCAATTACTCGTGAAAAATATACAGCCTTACTAATTAATCAACGAGTAGATTGAAAGAACCCAACCAAAGACATCACGTAAGTAATCAGAATTTACTATATTTCTAATCTCTCTATAGAATACAATGGAACCTCCTCATTCAAATCAGATTCTAccttcttgttcaattgcGTTTGATCAGTAATTGTCAACACACCATTAGCAGACATATCTTTGCTCTTTtttaattgattctttttcaattgcacttgatcaattaatGTCAAATTATAGGCATTAATAGCAAGATTGGCCAATTTGGCATCAATAATTTGATCCAATCGTGATACATTTTCTTGActccaattgaataatccattgatatcaacaagaatttcaattaGGATCCAACCTTTGGTATTTGATGTGGATAgaatcttgttgattaaaGCAATTATATCGGTTGAGTATTGCGATGTTATTGGTTTCAAGTTGGTGGTGACTTCCGTAACAGCAAAATCAGAAACAATACGATTGATCAACTCTGTAAAAACGTCTGTGTCTTCAGTGGTGACAAACTGCGTAAGCAAATCATCCAAGGGGATATTGCAACATGTCTTGATCGCCTGTTTGAGTAGGGTGATGTTACCAGTATTGTGCAAGAGTTGAACAAGGTTGGTGGTGTATGCTTTTGGGTAGATTGGATTAGTGAGCAAGTACATTAAAGTGTACTCGGGAATAAACTCAGGATCGTTAAATTGTAACGGATTTGTTGTAAAAATGAGATCGAAAATGGAATTTATAAAATtaatatcaacaatacgATCGCTTTCCACgtcaaattctttaaattGATACGTTTTTGTCTTTGGTTTggattttttgatttcttgcCAAGATTTGtggtttttcaaatatggaATGAGGATAGATTCCCATTTATTTACATCTTTTGCATTGCAGGCTTGTTTCAAGCCTTGGTATACTTGGTCAAGTTCATCTGAAGACGCTTTGACGGAGAAAGTGTTGTCACTGTAcaagtcaacaatttggCTGAAATTTTCTGGcttcttttcaatagaCTTACCAAGGcattcattcaatttattcaatccAACATTGATATCAATCACATTCAAATAGACATTGTTATCCttattcttcaaattgacaTAATATCCTCTAGTTACCTGAGTCGATTGTGATGAACCTTTAACTGGAGCTACTTGGTTTATGTACACTTTATCAGGAACCGGGTTCGATGAGCTTGAAACTGATTTGAACTCGGATATGATAgcttcaaatttgaagttCAAAAGGTAAATCATGTTTGCATTTCCTAACAAGATACGATCAGGTGCTGgtgatgcaattgaaacGAGTTCATCGGTATTGACAATATATGTAACTGAAACTGTTTTTTGGATATGgaaattggtgattgtGATTGAGTCAATGACACCATCATGATATTGGTATAGTATACCTGAATTGTAGGCAAATGCAGCGTTAATGGGCTTGGTTTGATGCGATTGAACTGGAATTATTTTCGACGCGCTGACTGAGATGAGATTGTAGGTTAATGAGgattttgtttgtgatATGGTCAATAGTAAAAGATCTTCTAAGTCTGTGATGAATGTACTATAAATGACATTTCCTTCACTTTGGTACCTGTCTCCAAAGGTAAGTTCATTGTCATATTTGACAATACGAGCTGATCCAGTTTGGCATACAACAGCAATCTCGGATTCAGAAAGAAACTTGACAGCAACAACCTTGTCTTTTCCAATAgccaattctttttcattcactGTACGTATCAGAAAGTTACCATCTTCAGTTGTGCCATTTTCAGTCTCAACCACCAAGATTCGTgatttctttctctcttcAAGCCCAACAACATACAACTTCTTCGTAGTTGCTTGCCAAACATCGATACATGCAATGGAAACAGTAGGTTTTATCGAATAAGACCATAACAATTTCGGACTGGGTTTGGTTATGTATGAAGCAAGCATCGAATTCAGTACACCCATATCGACgattgaagaagagaaagttGAGGTTGAGGATGCATCAGTCAAGCGGAGTTGAGGAATGACTAGTTTTTGCGGAAGTG encodes the following:
- a CDS encoding Utp8 protein (essential protein involved in tRNA export from the nucleus and ribosomal small subunit biogenesis; similar to C. parapsilosis CPAR2_503980 and C. albicans UTP8), whose protein sequence is MSSPQLTDQYPILSLPRVNDVPLPQKLVIPQLRLTDASSTSTFSSSIVDMGVSNSMLASYITKPSPKLLWSYSIKPTVSIACIDVWQATTKKLYVVGLEERKKSRILVVETENGTTEDGNFSIRTVNEKELAIGKDKVVAVKFLSESEIAVVCQTGSARIVKYDNELTFGDRYQSEGNVIYSTFITDLEDLLLLTISQTKSSLTYNLISVSASKIIPVQSHQTKPINAAFAYNSGILYQYHDGVIDSITITNFHIQKTVSVTYIVNTDELVSIASPAPDRILLGNANMIYLLNFKFEAIISEFKSVSSSSNPVPDKVYINQVAPVKGSSQSTQVTRGYYVNLKNKDNNVYLNVIDINVGLNKLNECLGKSIEKKPENFSQIVDLYSDNTFSVKASSDELDQVYQGLKQACNAKDVNKWESILIPYLKNHKSWQEIKKSKPKTKTYQFKEFDVESDRIVDINFINSIFDLIFTTNPLQFNDPEFIPEYTLMYLLTNPIYPKAYTTNLVQLLHNTGNITLLKQAIKTCCNIPLDDLLTQFVTTEDTDVFTELINRIVSDFAVTEVTTNLKPITSQYSTDIIALINKILSTSNTKGWILIEILVDINGLFNWSQENVSRLDQIIDAKLANLAINAYNLTLIDQVQLKKNQLKKSKDMSANGVLTITDQTQLNKKVESDLNEEVPLYSIERLEI
- a CDS encoding Aim8 protein (S. cerevisiae homolog AIM8 has role cellular ion homeostasis and localizes to mitochondrial matrix) gives rise to the protein MSTTKAAYKQALKSVNTAFKNDAPILIAAKQQIKQQIYANQHLTNKTELDEAIAKLNEVSKFLLQNIVQGELKDDGRYFLKFHEKTELGDNDTIKQKKSEMGSLSGTKGSNIRAKKCGQ